One region of Bombus affinis isolate iyBomAffi1 chromosome 3, iyBomAffi1.2, whole genome shotgun sequence genomic DNA includes:
- the LOC126914256 gene encoding uncharacterized protein LOC126914256: MATYPTGQEIAAIYAFSRFSQKTDSSTPLPFEPLQHDLLVTAQKCSVPIGALNTLSTTSKRYITATITSIDGTYERNLTFLIIPTIASWVPNQPVDRSTIQIPRNLQLADPRFHRPAPIEILLSAGPTLASLCVGQLDISQANGPDLRLQKTRFGWVIGGSPTSQSLAYAFHTSTTALQADLARFWEIDEGPSTARISEAERQCEEHFRNHVQRNNEGRYVVALPFNETTPPLGSSKAMAMKRLTSLCRRFQRDKQFEADYHAVIQEYLELGHMTKITTDHCTDDGYFLPHHGVIKESSRTTKLRVVFDGSAPTTTGVSLNDVLHTGPKLQDDIFLILLRFRFHQYVITGCASLANLLRSVGVVGRVWIWVNG, encoded by the exons ATGGCAACATACCCTACCGGACAAGAAATTGCCGCCATATACGCATTTAGtagatttt cacagaaaacggactcatcGACCCCGCTCCCTTTTGAACCATTGCAACACGACTTGTTAGTCACAGcgcag aaatgttcggtcccaatcggagcactcaacacgttatcgacgacctcgaaacgctacatcacggccacgatcacctctattgacggcacatacgaacgcaacttgacgtttctgatcataccgactatcgcgtcttgggtcccaaaccaacccgtagatcgctcaacaatacagatacctaggaatctccaattagccgatccaagattccatagacctgctccgatcgaaatattgttgagcgccggaccaacactagcatcactctgtgtcggccaacttgatatcagtcaagcaaacgggcccgacttgcgtctgcaaaagacgagattcggatgggtcatcggggggagcccaacctcacaatcattagcatacgcatttcacacctccacgacggctttacaggcggacctcgcccgtttttgggaaatcgacgagggtCCGTCCACCGCACGAATTTCGGAAgcggaacgacagtgcgaggagcactttcgaaatcacgttcaacgcaacaacgaagggcgatacgttgtcgctctcccattcaacgaaacaactcctccgcttggatcttcgaaagccatggcaatgaagcgactcacttccctctgccgtcgattccaacgagacaaacaattcgaagccgactatcacgccgtaatacaagaatacttggaattaggacatatgacgaagatcaccacggaccactgcacggacgacggatattttctgccacatcacggcgtgatcaaagaatccagccggactacaaaactccgagttgtgtttgacggatctgcaccaaccaccaccggagtttcattaaacgacgtacttcatacgggaccgaaactacaagacgacatatttcttatcctgTTAAGATTTCGTTTTCATCAGTATGTCATTACAggct gtgcgtcgctgGCGAATCTCCTTCGCTCCGTGGGGGTGGTCGGAAGGGTctggatctgggtgaatgggtaa